GCCGCTCAATCCGCTGATGACCATCAGGCGCTCGCACTCCGGCAGGGTATCGATAATAAAGTCTTCGTCGGGGCTCATATCATAGCTGCAGGCTTCCCCGTGTAAACATACGCCTACACCCGGTAAAAACTGCCGCAGGAAGGTGAAGACTTCCGTGCCGTCGCTGGCATTGCTGCCGAAAGGTTTTCGCTGCTCGGGGGCATCCATCGGCTGGCCACCGTCGTGTTTTCCTACTTTCAGGCCGTCGTTATCCGCCGGGAAACCGTAATAGTGCGTGCCATCCTGCGCTTCGACGGTAAAGGCCGGGAAGCGATTGTTCACGCTGTAGCGGCCGTCCGCCTGATGCCAGGAGAATACCTTGCGCAATGGCGTAATCGGCAGCTGCGGCAACAGCGCTTTCACCCAGGTGCCGGCGGTGACCACGGCTTTTCGCGCCGTGAAACGTCCTTCGTCGGTAACGACTTCAACGCCGCCATCGATAGGCTTCACCGCGCTGACCGGGCAGTTGAACAACTGGCTGCAGCCGGCCTCTTTCGCCAGCTTGATCAGGCAGGCTACCGCCAACTCGGAGCGCAGGAAGCCTGCGTCCGGCTCGAATACGCCGACGTAACCTTCAGGTGCACGGAATTCCGGCCAGCGTTGGGCGATCTGTTCGGCGCTGAGGGTTTGCGCATTCAGGCGGAATTTTTGCGCGCTC
The sequence above is drawn from the Serratia sp. FDAARGOS_506 genome and encodes:
- the solA gene encoding N-methyl-L-tryptophan oxidase; the protein is MEYDLIVVGSGSVGAAAGYYATRAGLKVLMIDSAIPPHRNGSHHGDTRIIRHAYGEGEKYVPLVLRAQALWNALIQQSGEELFQSCGVLNLGPQQSEFIRNAQQSAQKFRLNAQTLSAEQIAQRWPEFRAPEGYVGVFEPDAGFLRSELAVACLIKLAKEAGCSQLFNCPVSAVKPIDGGVEVVTDEGRFTARKAVVTAGTWVKALLPQLPITPLRKVFSWHQADGRYSVNNRFPAFTVEAQDGTHYYGFPADNDGLKVGKHDGGQPMDAPEQRKPFGSNASDGTEVFTFLRQFLPGVGVCLHGEACSYDMSPDEDFIIDTLPECERLMVISGLSGHGFKFASALGEIAALFAQDKAPPVDVSSFGLKRFS